From the genome of Psychroserpens ponticola, one region includes:
- the preA gene encoding NAD-dependent dihydropyrimidine dehydrogenase subunit PreA produces MIDLSVNFGGIKAPNPFWLASAPPTNSGYQIMKAFDAGWGGAVWKTLGVPVVNVSSRYGSVNYRNTKMMGFNNIELITDRPLADNLREIEEVKKYFPDHAVIASLMVESRAEWEQIIKDVQNAGADGIELNFGCPHGMCERGMGSAVGQEPEVLKTIVGWVKEAANIPVITKLSPNISHITDPGLAAVQGGTDSISLINTIKSIVGIDLDSYAPYPIVDGKGSNGGYCGPAVKPIAMHMLKDLAQHPEIGKVPLSGIGGIETWRDVVEFILLGATSVQVCTAVMHYGFGIVREMEAGLRQFMEEKNYNTIYDFAGKALPNVTEWKHLNLKHKVVAEINPDKCIGCDLCYISCDDGAHQAIALSDDPTNRIPSIIEENCVGCNLCSLVCPVEDCITMVKKDDGTESLTWNERTLNDDIPVTFDDDRAGGKGHFVPTPQDALKHRK; encoded by the coding sequence ATGATTGACTTATCAGTAAATTTCGGAGGAATAAAAGCGCCTAATCCATTTTGGTTAGCATCGGCTCCACCAACAAATTCAGGATATCAAATAATGAAAGCTTTTGACGCTGGTTGGGGAGGAGCTGTCTGGAAAACACTTGGTGTTCCTGTGGTTAATGTGTCGAGTCGTTATGGTTCGGTGAATTATAGAAACACCAAAATGATGGGTTTCAATAATATTGAATTAATTACAGATAGACCATTGGCAGATAACCTTCGAGAAATTGAAGAAGTCAAAAAATATTTTCCGGATCACGCTGTAATTGCTTCCTTAATGGTAGAAAGCAGGGCAGAATGGGAGCAAATTATTAAAGATGTTCAAAATGCAGGAGCGGATGGTATTGAACTCAATTTCGGTTGTCCACATGGCATGTGTGAACGTGGAATGGGTTCAGCGGTCGGACAAGAGCCTGAGGTCTTAAAAACCATCGTTGGTTGGGTGAAAGAGGCTGCTAATATTCCAGTAATTACAAAATTATCTCCAAATATTTCTCATATTACTGATCCTGGATTGGCTGCTGTTCAAGGAGGAACAGATTCAATTTCATTAATTAACACTATTAAAAGTATTGTTGGTATCGATTTAGATTCTTATGCGCCTTATCCAATTGTGGATGGTAAAGGTAGTAATGGAGGTTATTGTGGGCCTGCAGTTAAGCCAATTGCGATGCATATGCTTAAAGATTTAGCACAGCATCCTGAAATAGGAAAAGTGCCTTTGTCTGGTATTGGTGGTATTGAAACTTGGCGTGATGTTGTGGAATTTATATTGCTTGGCGCTACTTCTGTGCAGGTTTGTACTGCTGTAATGCATTATGGCTTCGGAATTGTTCGTGAAATGGAAGCTGGCTTACGTCAGTTTATGGAAGAGAAGAATTACAACACAATTTATGATTTTGCAGGTAAAGCTTTACCGAATGTAACTGAATGGAAGCATTTGAATTTAAAGCATAAAGTCGTAGCCGAAATAAATCCAGATAAATGTATAGGTTGCGATCTTTGTTATATCTCTTGTGATGATGGAGCGCATCAGGCAATTGCATTGTCGGATGATCCAACAAATAGAATACCGAGTATTATTGAAGAAAATTGTGTTGGTTGTAATTTATGTTCTTTAGTTTGTCCTGTCGAAGATTGTATAACAATGGTTAAAAAAGATGATGGTACAGAAAGCTTAACATGGAACGAACGTACGCTTAATGATGATATTCCTGTGACATTTGATGATGATAGAGCTGGAGGAAAAGGGCATTTCGTGCCAACACCTCAAGATGCATTGAAGCACAGGAAATAG
- a CDS encoding T9SS type A sorting domain-containing protein, producing MKRYYSTTLLLLFLFQMSFGQISFQEHVISTNANFATSVFAADLNGDGNKDVISFSRFDSKIAWYDNVDGLGGFSEEIIVSDDIQNAGSVYAADLDGDGDIDIISAASASSNAGEVCWFKNLDGFGNFSPKIVISQNNQYSISVIAADMDGDNDLDVVTPMAWYRNNDGNGNFSDAIPIPSIVTSYLPKAVYAADLDGDGDLDLVTVRSDGTNGRSIWHENYDGLGSFYSSNSYILPGQYGGLSDVCIADVDSDGDNDIVVTSSDNSVDNSVVRVYLNSGNGNFTGQTIATAAQYRAVFSSDINNDGNIDIIAASSGYLHWFDSAQGFSENTMNFSFYNSITDVYAADLDNDGDVDILSASSNDDSIIFLENMGVLGNEIVGTVKLNLPTSDCNENNIYLPNILVSSDDGGSNSFSTFTQENGDFQIPINIGEFTTTTYSPSNYNSNPSSVFIEFTDLGNTEDVDFCMEPINVINDLNIVIYPSINNPRPGFDTTYQLVYKNIGTTQLSGSVAFEFDDTKLQFLNASETISSQTSSSLTFGFTSLNPFETRIIDLEFNVFAPPTTEIDDELVAIATINPVLGDETEDDNVFELQQTVIGSYDPNDIAVLEGDQILIEDVDKYLHYLIRFQNTGTASAINVTVENVLDDKLDWTTMQLENLSHTGRVDILNGSEVSFVFDNINLPDSSSDESNSHGFIAYKIKPKDNVVLGDIFYNTAAIYFDYNPPIITNTVSTEIVEDQLSISEFENDMFKVFPNPTDSKLTIQSKDGMSEINIVDINGRLLKTFQNLDSSTDVVVDVGSLSSGIYFLKIQVNSKKQVVRFIKN from the coding sequence ATGAAAAGATATTACTCGACGACACTTCTATTACTTTTTTTATTTCAGATGTCTTTTGGGCAGATAAGTTTTCAAGAACATGTTATAAGTACAAATGCAAATTTTGCAACATCAGTTTTTGCAGCTGATTTAAATGGAGATGGTAATAAAGATGTAATTTCATTTTCAAGATTTGATTCAAAAATTGCTTGGTATGATAATGTTGATGGTTTAGGTGGTTTTAGTGAAGAAATAATTGTGTCAGATGATATACAAAATGCAGGTTCTGTTTATGCAGCAGATCTAGATGGAGATGGAGATATAGATATTATTTCAGCCGCTAGTGCTAGTTCTAATGCAGGAGAAGTTTGCTGGTTTAAAAATCTTGATGGTTTCGGGAATTTTAGCCCGAAAATTGTTATTTCTCAAAATAATCAATACTCAATTTCTGTCATTGCAGCAGATATGGATGGCGATAACGATTTGGATGTTGTAACACCAATGGCTTGGTATAGAAATAATGATGGAAATGGTAATTTTAGCGATGCGATACCTATTCCAAGTATAGTAACTTCATATTTACCGAAAGCTGTTTATGCAGCTGATCTTGATGGAGATGGAGATTTAGATTTAGTAACTGTAAGGTCTGATGGAACGAATGGTAGATCGATATGGCATGAGAATTATGATGGTTTAGGATCATTTTATAGCTCGAATTCTTATATTTTGCCTGGACAATATGGTGGGTTGAGTGATGTTTGTATTGCAGATGTAGATAGTGATGGTGATAATGACATTGTGGTTACTTCTTCAGATAATTCTGTAGATAATAGTGTTGTAAGAGTGTATTTGAACTCTGGAAATGGAAACTTTACAGGTCAAACTATTGCCACAGCAGCGCAATATAGAGCTGTGTTTTCTTCCGATATAAATAATGATGGAAATATAGACATCATAGCAGCTTCAAGTGGTTACTTGCATTGGTTTGATTCTGCTCAAGGCTTTAGTGAAAATACTATGAATTTTTCATTTTACAACTCAATAACAGATGTTTATGCTGCTGATCTTGATAATGATGGTGATGTAGATATTTTATCAGCATCGTCAAATGATGATTCGATTATATTTCTTGAAAACATGGGAGTTCTTGGTAACGAAATTGTAGGAACAGTTAAACTGAATTTGCCTACAAGCGATTGTAATGAAAACAACATTTACTTACCTAATATTTTAGTGTCCTCAGATGATGGCGGTTCAAATAGCTTTTCAACATTTACTCAAGAGAATGGGGATTTTCAAATACCAATTAATATAGGAGAATTTACAACTACTACGTATTCTCCTTCTAATTATAATAGTAACCCTAGTTCTGTTTTTATTGAATTTACTGATTTAGGTAATACTGAAGATGTCGATTTCTGTATGGAGCCAATAAATGTCATAAATGACTTAAATATTGTAATTTATCCCTCAATCAACAATCCAAGACCTGGTTTCGATACAACATACCAATTGGTATATAAAAACATTGGAACTACACAGTTAAGCGGTTCTGTAGCTTTCGAGTTTGACGACACAAAGCTCCAATTTTTAAACGCAAGTGAAACGATATCTTCTCAAACAAGTAGTAGCTTAACTTTTGGTTTCACAAGTTTAAATCCTTTTGAAACAAGAATAATAGATTTAGAATTCAATGTATTTGCGCCGCCAACAACAGAAATAGATGATGAGCTAGTCGCAATTGCTACTATAAATCCAGTTTTGGGAGATGAGACAGAAGATGATAATGTTTTTGAATTACAGCAAACAGTAATTGGTTCATACGACCCTAACGATATCGCAGTTTTAGAAGGCGATCAAATCTTAATCGAAGACGTAGATAAATATTTACACTATTTAATCCGTTTTCAAAACACTGGAACTGCAAGTGCTATTAATGTAACAGTAGAAAATGTATTAGATGATAAGTTAGATTGGACAACCATGCAATTAGAAAATTTAAGTCATACAGGTCGTGTTGATATCTTAAATGGTAGTGAGGTTAGTTTTGTTTTTGATAATATTAATCTGCCTGATAGTTCAAGCGACGAGTCTAATTCTCATGGATTTATTGCTTATAAAATTAAACCTAAAGACAATGTTGTTCTTGGTGATATTTTTTATAATACTGCAGCAATTTATTTTGATTATAATCCTCCAATCATAACAAATACAGTGTCTACTGAAATTGTTGAAGATCAATTATCTATTTCAGAATTTGAAAATGATATGTTCAAAGTATTTCCAAATCCAACTGATTCTAAACTAACCATTCAAAGTAAAGATGGAATGAGTGAAATTAATATTGTTGATATCAACGGAAGACTCTTGAAAACGTTTCAGAATTTAGATTCTAGTACAGATGTTGTTGTTGATGTAGGGAGCTTGTCTAGCGGAATTTATTTCCTTAAAATTCAAGTTAATAGTAAAAAACAGGTTGTTAGGTTTATTAAAAACTAA
- a CDS encoding Nramp family divalent metal transporter, protein MIKSWFKNIGPGPLVAAAFIGPGTVTVCTLAGVNFGFSLLWAMVLSIVATIVLQEMAARLGIVSQKGLSEVIRSQISNPLLRVAAIILILSAIVVGNAAYEAGNISGSVLGLENLFGVQVVVIGAVKLNLFSLLIGIVAFVLLYIGNYKILEKALISLVILMSFAFLITAVMTKPNLSKVLRGLFIPDFSGNNLLTIIALVGTTVVPYNLFLHASLVKEKWKSETDLKFARKDTVIAVVLGGVVSMCIMISAAAIKTFEVSSAADLAKGLEPLFGNYASLFLSVGLFAAGITSAITAPLAAAYVASGCLGWSSNMKTKRFRMVWVFILVLGVLFSSVGFKSIEIIKFAQVANGLLLPVVSGFLLWIMNKSLILGKYKNSLLQNVFGFAILVIVMFLGVKSILKVFSFI, encoded by the coding sequence GTGATTAAAAGTTGGTTTAAAAATATTGGACCAGGACCTTTGGTGGCTGCTGCATTTATTGGGCCAGGAACGGTTACTGTTTGTACGCTTGCTGGTGTAAATTTTGGTTTTTCTTTGCTTTGGGCTATGGTCTTGTCAATTGTTGCTACTATTGTTTTGCAAGAAATGGCAGCGCGTTTAGGAATTGTGTCTCAAAAAGGATTGTCTGAGGTAATTCGTTCTCAAATATCTAATCCATTATTAAGAGTTGCGGCTATTATCTTAATTCTTTCTGCTATTGTTGTTGGAAATGCAGCTTATGAAGCGGGTAATATTAGTGGAAGTGTTTTGGGTTTAGAAAATTTGTTTGGTGTTCAAGTTGTTGTTATTGGTGCTGTAAAACTTAATTTATTTAGTCTTTTAATTGGAATTGTGGCTTTTGTATTGCTGTACATAGGGAATTATAAAATTTTGGAAAAAGCATTGATTTCTTTAGTAATCTTAATGAGTTTTGCTTTTTTGATCACAGCTGTTATGACGAAACCAAATTTGTCTAAAGTGCTTAGAGGGTTATTTATTCCTGATTTTTCTGGTAACAATTTATTGACGATTATAGCTTTAGTTGGAACAACGGTAGTGCCATATAATTTATTTTTACATGCGTCTTTAGTAAAGGAAAAATGGAAAAGTGAAACTGATCTTAAATTTGCTCGTAAAGACACTGTAATTGCAGTGGTTTTAGGTGGAGTAGTCTCAATGTGTATTATGATTTCTGCTGCTGCAATTAAAACTTTTGAAGTTAGTAGTGCTGCTGATTTAGCAAAGGGTCTTGAGCCACTTTTTGGTAATTATGCGTCATTGTTTTTGTCTGTTGGATTGTTTGCTGCTGGAATCACAAGCGCAATTACTGCACCTTTGGCAGCTGCGTATGTAGCTTCTGGTTGTTTGGGTTGGAGTTCGAATATGAAAACTAAGCGATTTAGGATGGTTTGGGTATTTATCTTAGTATTAGGGGTTCTGTTTTCATCTGTTGGTTTTAAGTCTATCGAAATCATCAAATTCGCTCAAGTTGCAAATGGCTTGTTGTTGCCTGTTGTGTCTGGTTTTTTACTGTGGATTATGAATAAATCATTAATACTTGGGAAGTATAAAAATTCATTGCTTCAAAATGTGTTTGGTTTTGCGATTTTGGTAATTGTAATGTTTTTAGGAGTAAAAAGTATTTTGAAAGTATTCAGTTTTATTTAA
- a CDS encoding YifB family Mg chelatase-like AAA ATPase — MLKKVYASAVFGVEASTITVEVNVDSGIGYHLVGLPDNAIKESNFRIAAALQNNGYKIPGKKIIINMSPADLRKEGSAYDLTLAIGILVATNQIKAEFLEQYLIMGELSLDGNLQPLKGALPIAVKAKEEGFKGFILPKQNAKEAAIVDGLEVFGVENIKEVIDHFDMNIKISKTIINTKEEFYKNLDFPEFDFSDVKGQESIKRCMEIAAAGGHNIILIGPPGAGKTMLAKRLPSILPPMTLNEALETTKIHSVVGRVKEHTGIMAQRPFRSPHHTISNVALVGGGSYPQPGEISLSHNGVLFLDELPEFKREVLEVMRQPLEDREVTISRAKFTVTYPSSFMLVASMNPSPSGYFNDPGAPVTSSPAEMQRYLSKVSGPLLDRIDIHIEVTPVPFDKLSDDRKGESSVEIRKRVTAARELQTKRFVDSESVHYNAQMNMKQIRKYCKLDDASLQLLKTAMERLNLSARAYNRILKVSRTISDLENSKFINGSHISEAIQYRSMDREGWLG, encoded by the coding sequence ATGCTCAAAAAAGTTTATGCTAGTGCAGTCTTTGGTGTTGAAGCTTCAACCATTACTGTTGAGGTTAATGTGGATAGCGGAATAGGTTATCATCTCGTAGGACTTCCTGATAACGCAATTAAAGAAAGCAATTTTCGTATTGCGGCAGCACTTCAAAATAACGGTTATAAAATACCAGGAAAGAAAATTATCATTAATATGTCGCCTGCAGATTTGCGTAAAGAGGGTTCTGCTTACGATTTAACCTTGGCAATCGGAATCTTAGTTGCGACCAATCAAATTAAAGCAGAATTTTTGGAGCAATATCTCATTATGGGAGAATTGTCTTTAGATGGAAATCTACAACCTTTAAAGGGTGCATTGCCAATTGCGGTAAAAGCAAAAGAAGAAGGTTTTAAAGGTTTTATTCTTCCGAAGCAAAATGCAAAAGAAGCAGCTATTGTCGATGGATTAGAAGTGTTTGGTGTTGAAAATATTAAAGAAGTAATTGATCATTTCGATATGAATATTAAAATTTCTAAAACCATTATCAATACTAAAGAGGAGTTTTACAAAAATTTAGATTTCCCTGAATTTGATTTTTCTGATGTAAAAGGACAGGAAAGCATTAAACGTTGCATGGAAATCGCAGCAGCTGGTGGGCATAATATTATTCTAATTGGTCCTCCAGGAGCAGGGAAAACCATGTTAGCGAAGCGTTTGCCTAGTATTTTGCCACCAATGACTTTGAATGAGGCTCTTGAGACTACAAAAATACATTCGGTTGTTGGTCGAGTGAAAGAGCATACAGGAATTATGGCGCAACGACCATTTAGAAGTCCACATCATACGATTTCAAATGTGGCGCTTGTTGGAGGAGGAAGTTATCCGCAACCTGGAGAAATCTCCTTATCGCACAATGGCGTTTTATTTTTAGATGAGCTGCCAGAATTTAAACGTGAAGTTTTAGAAGTAATGCGTCAGCCTTTAGAGGATCGGGAAGTGACAATCTCTAGAGCTAAATTCACAGTGACTTATCCATCGTCATTTATGCTGGTTGCAAGTATGAATCCTAGTCCGAGTGGTTATTTTAATGACCCAGGTGCTCCTGTAACATCGTCTCCAGCAGAAATGCAACGCTATTTGAGTAAAGTTTCAGGTCCTTTATTAGATCGAATTGATATTCATATTGAAGTGACTCCAGTGCCTTTTGATAAATTGTCTGATGATAGAAAAGGTGAATCTTCAGTGGAGATAAGAAAACGTGTAACTGCTGCTCGTGAATTACAAACCAAACGTTTTGTAGATTCAGAAAGTGTGCATTACAATGCGCAAATGAATATGAAGCAAATCCGAAAATATTGTAAATTAGATGATGCGTCTTTACAATTGCTAAAAACTGCCATGGAGCGTTTAAATTTGTCTGCTAGAGCATATAATCGTATTTTGAAAGTGTCAAGAACAATTTCTGATTTAGAAAACTCTAAATTTATAAATGGTTCTCACATTTCTGAGGCTATTCAATACCGAAGTATGGATCGTGAAGGTTGGTTGGGTTAA
- a CDS encoding DUF2891 domain-containing protein: MKNYYLLFFALLILSCDTFEKKSITVSEQKIEVKKAVVPILNLTEANRLAQLPIDCIQTEYPNKLNQVIGGNEDLQSPQALHPAFYGCFDWHSAVHGHWSLVTLLKQFPELDNRDESIRMLLENISEDNIKIEVSYFFGKHNASYERTYGWAWLLKLAEELHTWDDPNAKILEGNLQPLTDLIVDKYLEFLPKLNYPIRVGEHSNTAFGLSFAYDYAKTVDNVELKSLIEQRAKDFYNTDTGCPLSWEPSGFDFLSPCLEEAALMKRVLSSGDYKAWLDDFLPQLKNKNFTIETGRVSDRSDGKLVHLDGVNFSRAWSLNEIAKDLQEYEHLKNISNKHINYSLPSIVGDGYEGGHWLGSFAIYALNSVERD; the protein is encoded by the coding sequence ATGAAAAACTATTATTTACTCTTTTTTGCGCTTTTAATATTGAGTTGCGATACATTCGAAAAAAAATCAATTACGGTTTCTGAACAAAAAATCGAAGTCAAGAAAGCTGTTGTGCCAATTCTGAATTTGACTGAAGCTAATCGATTAGCGCAATTGCCAATAGATTGTATTCAAACGGAGTATCCTAACAAGCTTAATCAGGTTATTGGTGGAAACGAAGATCTTCAGTCTCCACAAGCATTACATCCTGCATTTTATGGTTGCTTTGATTGGCATTCTGCTGTGCATGGTCACTGGAGTTTAGTGACGTTGTTGAAGCAATTTCCAGAGCTTGATAATCGTGACGAGAGTATTAGGATGTTGCTCGAAAACATCTCTGAAGACAATATAAAGATAGAGGTGTCTTACTTCTTCGGAAAACATAATGCGTCTTATGAGCGAACTTATGGTTGGGCTTGGTTGTTAAAGTTAGCAGAAGAGTTACATACTTGGGATGATCCAAATGCAAAAATTTTAGAGGGTAATTTACAGCCGCTTACAGATTTGATCGTTGATAAATACTTGGAGTTTCTTCCGAAACTAAATTATCCGATTCGAGTAGGAGAACATTCAAATACTGCCTTCGGACTTTCATTTGCTTACGATTATGCTAAAACAGTAGATAATGTTGAATTGAAGTCGCTTATAGAGCAACGTGCAAAAGATTTTTATAATACTGATACAGGGTGTCCTTTGTCTTGGGAGCCAAGTGGATTCGACTTCCTGTCACCTTGTTTAGAGGAAGCTGCTTTAATGAAGCGTGTATTGTCTTCTGGGGACTATAAAGCATGGCTAGATGATTTTCTTCCGCAATTAAAAAATAAAAATTTCACCATTGAAACAGGAAGAGTCAGTGATAGGTCTGATGGGAAATTAGTGCATTTGGATGGTGTTAACTTTTCTAGAGCATGGAGTTTAAACGAAATAGCAAAAGACTTGCAAGAATATGAACATTTGAAAAACATTTCAAACAAGCATATTAATTATTCGCTTCCAAGCATAGTGGGTGATGGTTACGAAGGTGGTCATTGGTTAGGTAGTTTTGCTATTTATGCTTTAAATTCTGTAGAGCGTGATTAA
- the pxpA gene encoding 5-oxoprolinase subunit PxpA, whose translation MKQIDINCDLGEGFGNEALLMPYLSSCNIACGGHAGTLETMRLVSKLAKKHHVKIGAHPSFPDEKNFGRQIIDMSVSDLHKALYEQIDSLVEVVKSIGLELHHVKPHGALYNLASIDKKTAQIIVSVIKSVDENLILYAPYRSMISKIAITDGLKVMYEGFADRNYNENLTLVSRENNDAIIRDSELIFEHVFKMISEGKVKMKNGVEVELKVDTFCVHGDHENVVNNLKNLIHKLKQNSIKIL comes from the coding sequence ATGAAACAAATAGATATCAATTGTGATTTAGGTGAAGGTTTTGGTAATGAAGCATTATTGATGCCTTACTTGTCGTCGTGCAATATTGCTTGCGGTGGACATGCTGGAACATTAGAAACTATGAGGCTTGTTTCTAAGTTGGCGAAAAAGCATCACGTGAAAATTGGTGCGCATCCGTCATTTCCTGATGAAAAGAATTTTGGAAGGCAAATAATTGATATGTCAGTCTCAGATTTGCATAAAGCCTTATATGAACAGATTGATTCACTTGTAGAGGTTGTGAAGTCTATAGGTTTAGAGTTGCATCATGTTAAACCACATGGAGCTTTGTATAATTTAGCGTCAATAGATAAAAAAACGGCACAAATAATAGTTAGTGTAATAAAAAGTGTAGATGAAAACTTAATTCTTTATGCGCCTTATCGATCCATGATTTCTAAAATAGCTATTACTGACGGATTAAAAGTTATGTATGAGGGTTTTGCAGATAGAAATTATAATGAAAACCTAACTTTAGTGTCAAGGGAAAATAATGATGCAATAATTCGTGATTCAGAATTGATTTTTGAGCATGTTTTTAAAATGATTTCTGAAGGGAAAGTAAAGATGAAAAATGGAGTAGAAGTGGAGTTGAAAGTTGATACATTTTGCGTTCATGGTGATCATGAAAATGTGGTTAATAATTTAAAAAATTTGATACATAAATTAAAACAAAATTCAATAAAAATTTTGTAA
- a CDS encoding FAD-dependent oxidoreductase, with protein MAEYKKPKTKAEFDKNFKQKKPLMNDTEAFYEASRCLFCYDAPCIQACPTSIDIPLFIKQIHTDNITGASKTIFDSNWLGNACGVVCPTGVLCEGACVYNHQDVPPIQIGRLQNYATNKTIDAEKVIFKVGESNGKKIAIIGAGPAGIACACEARTLGYDVDIYEAKDKPSGLTVYGIAPYKITNEEVLKEVDYLQKQLSFNIKYNNAINSKEELAALETNYDAIFIGVGLGVTRHLGMDGEDKEGVVGAVEFIEELRMKQHEIKVPAKVVVLGGGNTAMDAASEAARMGARKTVLAYRNSKQKMGAYGFEYDLAISAGVDSLFNVTPIAITGNGKVEGVKFAKTEMVDGKLQTNMNNTFIVRCDMVIKATGQAKQGHLYAMIDDLDLDNKTRIKINDEFQTSNPKYFAGGDAVNGGAEVVNAAYDGKMAAQGIHNWLNK; from the coding sequence ATGGCAGAATATAAAAAACCAAAAACGAAAGCTGAATTCGATAAGAATTTCAAGCAGAAAAAACCATTAATGAATGACACTGAAGCTTTTTACGAAGCATCACGATGTTTGTTCTGTTATGATGCACCATGTATTCAGGCTTGTCCGACGAGTATTGATATTCCTTTATTTATCAAGCAAATCCATACAGATAACATAACAGGAGCCTCTAAAACTATTTTCGATTCTAACTGGCTCGGAAATGCATGTGGTGTCGTTTGTCCAACAGGTGTCTTGTGCGAAGGAGCTTGTGTGTATAATCATCAAGATGTGCCTCCAATTCAGATAGGTAGACTTCAAAATTATGCAACAAACAAAACAATTGATGCTGAAAAAGTGATTTTTAAAGTTGGAGAGTCTAATGGAAAAAAGATAGCAATCATTGGAGCTGGTCCAGCAGGAATTGCTTGTGCTTGTGAAGCACGAACTTTAGGTTATGATGTGGATATATATGAAGCAAAAGATAAACCTTCTGGTTTAACCGTTTACGGAATTGCACCTTATAAAATCACAAATGAAGAAGTGTTGAAAGAAGTTGATTATCTTCAAAAACAATTGAGTTTCAATATTAAATATAATAATGCTATCAATTCTAAAGAAGAATTAGCAGCTCTAGAAACCAATTACGATGCCATATTTATTGGTGTGGGTTTAGGAGTGACGAGACATTTGGGTATGGATGGTGAAGATAAAGAAGGTGTTGTTGGTGCAGTTGAGTTTATTGAAGAATTACGTATGAAGCAACATGAAATTAAGGTTCCTGCTAAAGTTGTGGTGCTAGGTGGAGGAAATACGGCAATGGATGCTGCTTCTGAAGCGGCAAGAATGGGAGCGCGTAAAACGGTTTTAGCTTATAGAAACTCAAAACAAAAAATGGGAGCTTACGGATTTGAATATGACCTAGCTATTAGTGCTGGTGTGGATAGTTTATTCAATGTAACTCCAATAGCTATCACAGGAAATGGTAAAGTTGAAGGTGTAAAGTTTGCAAAAACCGAAATGGTTGATGGAAAGCTACAAACCAATATGAATAATACATTCATCGTACGATGTGATATGGTAATCAAAGCAACTGGTCAAGCAAAGCAAGGTCATTTGTATGCTATGATTGATGATTTAGACTTAGATAATAAAACAAGAATTAAAATTAATGATGAATTTCAAACATCAAATCCAAAGTATTTTGCTGGAGGAGATGCTGTAAATGGAGGTGCAGAAGTTGTAAACGCAGCTTACGATGGTAAAATGGCAGCACAAGGAATTCATAATTGGTTAAACAAATAA
- a CDS encoding YheT family hydrolase, translating to MPILESTYKPPFQFKNGFIATVYSGLVRKIKNFEQQRERIETRDYDFLDLDWSYSENKSDAVIILLHGLEGHAQRPYVTGTAKLFNENGVDAVCVNFRGCSGEDNRFYNSYHSGATDDLDDVVKHCVENKGYSKVYIKGISLGGNITLKYLGEDREIPEQVKSAIAISVPVYLNGSAKELHKLKNKAFAIRFKKHLVDKLKLKIIQFPDRISVMKINSIKTLRDFDEVYTSKAHGFEDALDYYEQSSSLQFLKNIKVPTLLINALNDSFLSSECFPVKEAKHNDNLYLEMPKFGGHVGFIQKGGIYYNERRALEFVKPE from the coding sequence ATGCCAATATTAGAATCAACCTACAAACCGCCATTTCAGTTTAAAAACGGATTTATAGCAACTGTGTATTCAGGTTTAGTCCGTAAAATCAAAAACTTTGAACAGCAACGAGAACGCATTGAAACTAGGGATTATGATTTTTTAGATTTAGATTGGAGTTACTCTGAAAACAAATCGGATGCTGTCATCATTTTGCTTCATGGCTTAGAAGGTCATGCGCAACGTCCTTACGTCACAGGAACTGCAAAATTATTCAACGAAAATGGAGTAGATGCTGTTTGTGTGAACTTTAGAGGTTGTAGCGGAGAGGATAACCGATTTTATAATAGTTACCATTCTGGAGCTACTGATGATTTGGATGATGTCGTGAAGCATTGTGTTGAAAATAAAGGGTATTCAAAAGTCTATATAAAAGGTATTAGTTTAGGTGGAAATATTACACTTAAATATTTAGGTGAAGACCGAGAAATTCCTGAACAAGTAAAGTCGGCAATTGCGATTTCTGTTCCAGTTTATTTGAATGGCTCTGCAAAAGAATTACATAAACTGAAGAATAAAGCTTTTGCAATTCGATTTAAAAAGCATTTGGTTGACAAGTTAAAGTTAAAAATCATACAATTTCCTGATAGAATTAGTGTTATGAAAATTAACTCAATTAAAACTTTAAGAGATTTTGATGAGGTTTATACCTCAAAAGCGCATGGTTTTGAAGATGCTTTAGACTATTATGAGCAATCAAGTAGTTTACAATTTCTAAAAAATATTAAGGTGCCAACCTTGCTAATAAATGCCTTAAACGATTCGTTTTTATCTTCGGAATGCTTTCCTGTAAAAGAAGCAAAGCATAATGATAACTTATATTTAGAAATGCCGAAGTTTGGTGGTCACGTTGGGTTTATTCAAAAAGGTGGTATTTACTATAATGAAAGGCGTGCTTTGGAGTTTGTAAAACCTGAATAA